From Budorcas taxicolor isolate Tak-1 chromosome 19, Takin1.1, whole genome shotgun sequence, the proteins below share one genomic window:
- the AMZ2 gene encoding archaemetzincin-2, protein MQTVRHSEHTLKTALISKNPELVKQYEQLDPREQRLLNEAFRPGSDLFGPITLHSPSDWIISHPEAPQDFEEFFSDLHRKSPSSGKQTIYIQCIGLLGNTRSISEEYLKWLKGYCEAFFYGLTVKLLEPIPVSATRCSFRVNDSTRNLQIHAGQILTFLKKKKPEDAFCVVGITMIDLYPRDSWNFVFGQASLTEGVGIFSFARYGTDFYSSHYKGKVKKLERKSSSDYSVFDDYYLPEATSVLLLRSCKTLTHEIGHIFGLRHCQWLACLMQGSNHLEEADRRPLDLCPICLRKLQSAVGFRLRDRYKALVKWIDAESTDTPRVTPKHSREELVTLPKPVEAFKEWKEWITRCLAVLQK, encoded by the exons ATGCAAACGGTACGGCACTCTGAACACACTCTGAAGACGGCCCTCATCTCAAAGAACCCAGAGCTTGTGAAGCAGTATGAGCAGTTGGACCCCAGGGAGCAGCGCTTGCTGAACGAGGCCTTCCGGCCAGGCAGCGATCTCTTTGGACCCATTACTTTGCATTCACCATCGGACTGGATAATCTCCCATCCTGAGGCTCCCCAAGACTTTGAAGAGTTTTTCAGTGATCTTCACAGAAAGAGCCCTTCTTCAGGGAAGCAGACTATTTACATACAGTGCATTG GATTGCTGGGAAACACCAGAAGTATCAGTGAAGAATATTTGAAATGGCTCAAGGGCTACTGTGAAGCCTTCTTCTATGGATTGACAGTCAAACTCCTAGAGCCGATTCCTGTCTCTGCAACCAGGTGTTCCTTTAGAGTCAACGATAGCACACGGAACCTTCAGATTCATGCAG ggcAGATCCTGACgttcttaaaaaagaagaaaccgGAAGATGCCTTTTGTGTTGTGGGAATAACGATGATCGATCTTTACCCAAGAGATTCCTGGAATTTTGTCTTTGGACAGGCCTCTTTGACAGAGG GTGTGGGGATATTCAGCTTTGCCAGGTACGGCACAGACTTCTACAGTTCACACTACAAAGGCAAAGTGAAGAAGCTGGAGCGGAAGTCTTCGAGCGACTACTCGGTGTTCGATGACTACTacctccctgaggccaccagtgtgCTGCTGCTCCGCTCATGTAAG ACTCTGACCCACGAGATCGGACACATCTTTGGCCTCCGGCACTGCCAGTGGCTCGCCTGCCTGATGCAAGGCTCCAACCACCTGGAGGAAGCCGACCGGCGCCCACTGGACCTCTGCCCCATCTGCTTACGCAAGCTGCAGAGTGCTGTCGGCTTCCGGCTCAGAGACCGGTACAAA GCGCTGGTCAAGTGGATTGATGCCGAGTCCACCGACACTCCTAGAGTTACTCCAAAACACAGTCGTGAGGAGCTGGTAACGTTGCCAAAACCTGTGGAAGCCTTTAAAGAGTGGAAGGAGTGGATCACAAGATGCCTGGCTGTTCTCCAGAAATAA